A genomic region of Fusarium falciforme chromosome 4, complete sequence contains the following coding sequences:
- a CDS encoding AB hydrolase-1 domain-containing protein: protein MHLETFTTNDGCKIAYQSSLPLSATAGNASSRHCVVLMHGFSGSSDYFNRNIGPLSESLWVVAPDMRGHGRSDRTRGGYHVARLAADLAGLVAHLRKAVPDTRIVPVGCSIGAAVLWTYIELFGCTEFAGFVFVDQAPLQDRSTFDDWDKSKAHTGCYDEATMLAAQKSWIQESKSAHIDLVKGCLGYRHAPQQEDDVSAEQAASDEAFFTEISALCDQTWLARLLADHTRYDHREAIETITVPTLVMAGRRSGCFPLEGMLETAKRVEKTRPGLAKSSVFESGHWLFYEEPDRFNKEIDDFVRSC, encoded by the coding sequence ATGCACCTGGAGACATTCACCACCAATGATGGCTGCAAGATAGCTTACCAATCCTCCCTGCCGTTGAGTGCTACTGCGGGGAATGCCTCATCTCGTCATTGTGTGGTGCTGATGCATGGCTTCAGCGGCTCCAGCGACTACTTCAACCGCAACATTGGTCCTCTAAGCGAGTCTCTCTGGGTCGTTGCCCCTGACATGCGCGGCCACGGCAGATCAGACCGAACTCGTGGTGGTTACCACGTTGCCCGCCTGGCAGCCGACCTCGCCGGCCTCGTCGCTCACTTGCGCAAGGCGGTACCGGATACCCGTATCGTGCCAGTTGGCTGCTCCATCGGTGCTGCAGTTCTCTGGACGTACATTGAACTATTTGGGTGCACCGAGTTTGCTGGCTTTGTCTTTGTCGACCAGGCACCATTGCAAGACCGGTCAACGTTTGACGACTGGGACAAGTCTAAGGCACATACGGGATGCTACGATGAAGCAACAATGCTCGCGGCCCAGAAAAGCTGGATCCAGGAATCCAAGTCAGCACACATTGATCTCGTGAAAGGATGTTTGGGGTACCGGCATGCACCGCAGCAGGAGGATGATGTTTCGGCCGAGCAAGCAGCGAGCGATGAAGCCTTCTTCACGGAGATTAGTGCTCTGTGCGATCAAACGTGGCTCGCGCGACTACTAGCAGATCACACCCGATATGATCACCGCGAAGCTATAGAGACGATCACAGTTCCAacgttggtgatggctggGCGACGATCCGGATGCTTCCCGCTCGAGGGGATGCTAGAGACTGCCAAGCGGGTAGAGAAGACGAGGCCAGGACTAGCCAAGTCGAGCGTGTTTGAATCCGGCCACTGGCTCTTTTACGAGGAACCTGATAGGTTCAACAAGGAGATTGATGACTTTGTCAGATCGTGCTAG